CCTCCTTTCAGTGGGTTTCCTGTTCACATTCTCACTTAACCCTCTAGTGCATACTAGCTAGTATCTACATATCAGCATTCTTTTTGGGGATGAAGCTCAAGGCCATGGCCCGGAGCTGTTTTATTAGGTTAGAACATGTCCCCTGTTAAACAAGCACATCAGCTTGCGAAATGTGAATGGCATTCCTGCGATGTAATGCGCTTGATAATGGGAATGTTCATTGTGACATTGTGCACAGTCAGCAAGCGTGCTCCAACACTGAAGGCGTTTGGCTTTTTTTGACGTCCTGGGGTTTCAGCCTTGCCCCTGTGTGCTTGTTACCGGGGAAACGCTCTCCCTCCACCCAGTTATCTCATCACACCTTCACATCCCCCGCATCCAGACGTTAGCCACCTCCGCTCTTCTCCGGGAAGGCCTCCAGGCCGTTGAGAAATCTGGGGCAGCGTGTGTTGCGCAATGTGGAAGTGCAGGTGCTAATCGGCTGCTGAGTGCTGAGCCGTGCTCTCTGGCTGCCGGCGTGCGGGGCTGTATTTCGGAGCTTTGCAcaggcgggggcaggggggggcggggtcacgcTGCCCTGCCACTCCGGTCCCAGCCGGTCAGACCGGCGAAGACGAGCGAGCGCTTCAGCCTCTCGACCCCGCGCTGCTTTCTCAGCCAAAGCTCGAAGGTCAATGAACGACAAAGTGGGATATAAACTTACGCAATTTATGATAggaaacacgcgcacacacacacacacacacacagagtctgcTTGAGATGGGAACAGGCCTATCATGCTGTGATGGTAAATATTTGCATGCCTTCATGTTTATGGCAGAGGACTTATGCAAACCatttccgcccccccccccacacacacacacacacacactcacctttgCAGGTGGCTCCGAGCGGAATGAGTCGAGTCCAGACCATGGCCTGCGGATCCTGCTCCAACGAGAACGCCTACAAAGCCATGTTCATCTGGTACAGGGTGAGTGCGCCGGAGGAGCACATCTGCTCCCATCACTCCTCCTGTTTACCCGTTAGCATGTCAGCTCTTCCTGGGACTGCAACATGACTACTGGTCCTTTAAAAATACTTGGACATAGTCCTGTggggccattttgaaaatgaccctAGAGAAGGAGTATAGCTGGCTGCATGTGAAGGCTCCACAGCAGGCAGATCCATAAACGTGTGGCGTGACCTGCTAAAGAAACGCTTTCcccgttagtttttatttattctatttatttatttatttatttattttcctgatgGGGAAAGCCCTAGATGGCTGTCTATTTTGTGAACTTAAGCAGGTTCTAGAATGGCTCCTGCTTGTTCCACCATGATGTTTTACTCGTGTTATCAGGGCAGGCACAGCACACAACCGCATCGACCGTGTTCTTCATTTTCCCCCCCACAGAACAAGGAGAGGGGTCACAACGTACCCAGCCAGGAGGAGATCAGCTCCTGTATGATCAACCAGGTATGTGGGTGCGTACAACCGACCAAAATTTGAAGGGAAGGACGTATGGATTTCAGCAGTTGTGATGCTGGAGAAAGACAAGGGCCTTGTCATATTCAGGCTTAAGGAGGGGGATTTTGGGTAATCGTAGTACATTGTAATTACAGTGTAATTGTACTCCATGTGTAGGGTGCTTTTAAGCTGGTTATACTCTTCTGTTGTACATCAGCTTCTCTGTGTAATGGCTTCtctcattatttttctctggAGCGGATGTATAGTTTTCTACCATCATTGAAATTTGGTGTGCATGATGTGGAGTGTTTCTCAGTAAAAAtgttaagaaatgtttttttgggggtagGGGGCTAACAAAGCCAGATCCAGTACGTGTGCATTGATTGTAATGAAGGTGAGAGTTTGGGGGATTTCTGACAGGGCCACTGTTCCTCCCACAGTTACCTGGCTGCCCTGACCTCAGCATCCTGTCCTTCATGGGAGGGTTCCATGGGAGAACTATGGGTGAGTAACCACAgtctctgtttcctgtgtgtaaATACCCAGTCTCTGTGTTTGCTCCTCTGTGTAATACTCAGTCTCTGTGTTTGCTCCTCTGTGTAAATACCCAGTCTCTGTGTTTGCTCCTCTGTGTAATACCCAGTCTCTGTGTTTGCTCTGTGTAAATACCCAGTCTCTGTGTTTGCTCCTCTGTGTAATACCCAGTCTCTGTGTTTGCTCCTCTGTGTAAATACCCAGTCTCTGTTTGCTCCTCTGTGTAAATACTCAGCCTCAATTTCCTCCTctgtttaaatacttttttaggCTGCCTGGCAACCACACACTCCAAGGCCATTCACAAGCTGGATGTGCCGTCCTTCGACTGGCCCATCgcccccttccccaaactgcGCTACCCGCTTGAGGAGTTCACCCGGGAGAACGCCCAGGAGGAGTCTCGCTGCCTGGAGGAGGTGAATGACACACTGCCTCAAACCACACTCCCTGCATGAACACTGCGAAATCTGGGCACTTTGATCTTATACAATGGCAAAAGCTGAACTGCCAGTGTTACGAATATTGAGCTAATGATCTTGTCAGTGTATAGATGATGTGTGGTTGTAATACAAAACAGTACATTGGTACAGTGCCAAAAGCAGTACATTGGCACAGTGTCCAAAGCAGTACATTGGCACAGTGCCCAAAGAAGTACATTGGTACAGTGCCCAAAGCAGTACATTGGTGCAGTGCCCAAGACTGTGTACGTTGGTCCCATGCCCAAAGTAGTACATTGGCACAGTGCCCAAAGCAGTACATTGGTCCTGTGCCAAAAAACAGGTGCAAAAACAGCTTCCTGTCTGTAGTTTTGGGTGGcgttagattacattacattacattacattacaggcatttagcagacgctcttatccagagcgacttacacaactttttttacatagcactttacattgtatccatttatacagctggatatatactgaagcaatgcaggttaagtaccttgctcaagggtacaacggcagtgtccttacccgggaatcgaacctgcgacctttcggttacaagcgcagttccttacccgctgtgccacactccgtagATGGGGAAGACCGCCCTCTGCTGGCGGCAGGCCATGCTCAATGGgctgtgtgttgcaggtggaGGACCTCATCGTCAAGTGGAGGCAGAAGGGCAAACCCGTGGCTGGCGTCGTGATCGAGCCCATCCAGGCCGAGGGAGGGGACAACCACGCCTCGGCGGATTTCTTCCACAGGCTGAGGAACATCGCCAGGAAGGTACGGACTCTCCTCGGCGCAGCGATGGCGTTTCTCCTGATGCGTCCTGACTAATGAAGGACTGTGGTTTTTCAGACCTGTTTGCACTCTGTTTAGGGCCCCAAGGCAGGGGGCTTGGGTGCGTCTTAAATACACTAACATTAAGAGCCTTTCGCTCTTTGACACCTGTTAGCGAgaatatttagaaatacaacCAAACCCTAGAGATCCCAGAATTTGTGAGGTGTAAGAAAAAGATCTGTACTTCCTGATTAATCAGTAACAGGGCACATCCCTGATTTAACCCTATTGGTTGTTTGGGATACCAGCAGAGATGGTCAGGAGGCAGATATTGGTGCCTGTAAGATGGTGGCTGCCACACAGGTGTACACCCAGGTAATTTGGTAATGTTGCTAAGCATCTTTCCAGTGTGGAAGAGTAGTCTTGACATGCACATGTAACTGCAGAGCAGTAATTATCACGCTTTCCAGAGCTGGTACTTGCGTGTCATTCACAATTTTCCATTTGAACGTCTGCTTTGTGAGTAagcacctgtcactcacaaaaaacttgccattgttttttatataaGTGCACCTACATACTGAAATCTGATACAGTTCACTGTGGGTGGAATAAAAGTGTCAACaaagtttttgaaaatgaacGGAAACAACTTAGTTTAAGGTGTAAAGCACACTATTGGTTAGCCACCCAGATAAATGTTTGCTATATCCAACCACACACtccctggttttttttcttttgtttttggtctTACCCCAAATGCATTTGAAGATAACTAGTTTTGTGTGAAGCTGTAAGTTACTGAAAGGCAGCGACACGATCTTACCTTTAAAGATAACACAAATGTTTCTGTTCACCCTCACCATTGATCTCTCTGAAGTTAAAATGCTAAGGGGGAAAAAGCCATTAAACTGATTTGACAACTTTAGAGactgtaaaataataacaggCTCCACCCAGCCCTTCAGGATTTTTTAGAATGTCAGGCTGCCCTTGAAATATGTTTGAATTTCATGTAAAAGACactattttaatgtaaaatgacagACAAGTTTTGTGCAAATTTAATGGGTCTTGGGTTTGTTCCAGAACAGTGCAGGTATGGGCACATCCTCACACAGTAACCAGGGGCCTTTACGTTTTCTGTCCTAACCTCACATTTAATGCACAGAATGTTGAAAACTCCATTGTCTGTTTTATCCTTTAAACCAGGCCAGGTTTGCTGTAGGTATTTAAAGAAGAGTACTAACTGTTGCCCTGTATTGTTCCTGGTCCCACTGTAATCCGACCAAAATGACACGTACTCCTGTGGTATAACATGCTTAAGTGAAGTAACACTGGAGGAAGCCCAGGGGTGTGCAGTTATCAGCAGCGGACTGTATCTCAGGCTTGCTCAtgccccgcctctctctcccatcagCACGGCTGCGCGTTCCACGTGGACGAGGTCCAGACGGGGGGCGGGTCCACGGGGAAGTTCTGGGCGCACGAGCACTGGGGATTGGACGACCCGGCCGACATCGTCTCCTTCAGCAAGAAGCTCCTGACCGGCGGCTACTTCCACAAAGACGAGTTGACGGCCGACAAggtgggtcccccccccccccccaaacatctGGGCGCGCATTTTACCGATAAACGAAAGTCGCTAGTAGCTATTTCCGATTAATTATGAGCTTGTGTTGGTGGGGCTTGGATCGGAGATGGCGATTCTAGCCAACTGAACTGACCTACTGCTCATAGGTAGCTCAAACTAAATAAAACCAGTCAAACTGCAGGATTTTTTACTGGAAACCACTCTAAAGAGAATCAAGGATATTTCATTCAGCAGGTGCGACAGAGTGGAAgataaacagcaaaaacaaatgacGTCATATTtgtaatctgtgtctgtgtacatagTCCTGCTCATCACTGGGCTTTTCCCTCCATGTGTAATGCAGGAATTCCCAAACTCAGTCTTTGTTAGGTTATAAATGAAGGTTGCTGAAGATGTTAAGTTTGGCTTTTTGCCATTTGCTCAGTTGCTGACAGTTCCAGCAGTTAGGTCCCTACTGCGTTCACCTACCAGTCTATGACTGAATAAATATTACAAACCGCAGCGTCTTGTAGCACATTACTCAGTATGGATCCATGCGTACGGCTGAGTGCTACAAAGCCCTGCGGTGTTAATATGACACATTCATTCTTCACGGCATGCAGAgctgtttctgacataatgcGGCCTTAAAGGAGTTAATCATCCTTCATTAGAGattgtctaattaagaacaattaacaggTCATTACAGTTGATATACAGAGGGCCCCCCAGGTCTGGGAACCCCTGCAGTGATAAATGCATTGACTTTGGTGGGAGAGATTGGGCCAGTTCCTAACCTTAGACTGGCCTCTGATCTCTGGTAGAGCTGTGTGAATGGAAGGAAGGAACTGCGGTGCTTCTGACTCGTAAGCTGAGCTTATAAAGGGCTTACGTTTACAGGCGAGACACTATTACCCAGAATTGATGCCTTCATGATGGtaaacactgccccctgctgaaTAACCACAGACAACACATTTTATATCTTCCTTTATTTTTAGACCTAAATCCTAAGTTCTTGTGTTCCTTTATCcaccttttattaaaaaattaaagctAAAAATGTTTCCTCTGTATTTATTGTAGTGAAAGATCAAACCCCAGCATCTGAAGCAatagtgtgctgtgtttggtgggaaagaataataatactgtATCCAGGAAGAAAAGCCTAAAAATACTCCTGTTTAAATGGGGTTCTTGAAATCTACGAATGCAATCGTGTGATCTGTCCAGGTTCACTGAAGTATAGTTACAGACAAAAATTTACATCCAAACAGGCATGCACATAGCGTGTGTGGTTGTACTGTCAATATAGCGCAGGACAATAGCCGCGTCTGCTGATcaccaaaaacctgcagacttCAGTACCCGGGTACGGCTGTCAAACTTTTATAGATGGATAGTGATGCATATGTGAGGACGAGCGCTGTGTTCAGGTTGCTGGAAGTGTGCAGTATAGGCCAGTATTTTACACTCTGTTTTTTCCTGAACAGCCGTACAGGATCTTTAACACGTGGATGGGAGACCCCTCTAAGAACCTCTTCCTGGCCGAGGTGCTGAATGTGATTAAGAGGGAGaggctgctggaggaggtgaCTCGCTCTGGGAAAGCTCTGCTGCAAGGCCTGCATGAGCTCCAGGTACAGTACCGCCCTTAACCTGCAGGGGGCGTCCCACAGGTctgtcacaggtgtgtgtgtaatgtcatgtaatgtattTGCAGTGTGTCTGTAAGGGGACGTGACTGTTTGAGGTGCTTGTGTAAtgtcatgtagtgtatttggAGCATGTCTGTAAGGGGACGTGACTGTTTGAGGTGCttgtgtaatgtcatgtaatgtattTGGAGCATGTCTGTGAGGGGACGTGACTATGGGAGATGAccagtccctctctcctccaggctcAGTACCCTCACCTCCTGAGTGCCGCCAGAGGCACGGGCACCTTCTGCGCCGTCGACATCTGTGACGACCCCACACGCAACGACCTCATCTCCAAGGCCCGAAACAAGGGTAaggacacagtgtgtgtgtgtgtgtgtgtgtgtgtgcgcgcgcacacgttTGCATGTACGTGTACTTGTATGTGTGCTGgctcactcctgtacttgagcagaGTGAAATCTTTAGGACGcacttgcagtctgtggctgtagctggtgcttatacaaatgtcagatcaagatatgattgagctaataaAATTATTAGGAGCTAAAGTTTGTGAAACGGATTGGCCCTTGTCTGAACTTAACCAGTACTGTGGAGCAGGAGTTACACTGTGGACCCAGAGGGCTGCAGTATCTGCAGGATTCTGTGGCTTCCTTTCAATCACCTGCCACTTTAGCCCTTGGAAACAAAGTGTGTGGACTCCAACCAATCAGTGACTGGAACACTAAAAAGCAGCAGCCACTGTAGCCATCCAGGGCGAGGGACTGACACCCCTGGATTTGCGAGAATCCCACACTGCTAGATCATGAGGTCAGCTTCACCCTAGAGTGCCCTTGAAACTGGCCACCAGGGCTAGCAGGAGATGTCAGAGGTCAATGGTCTTCCAGGAACGGGGGGTCAGTCCTACTTAATTTAAATTTGTCAGTTGAGAAATCCTCTGATGACATCACGGCAAATGTTCTATTCATTTCCTGATTGGATCAATTTGAAATGGAGTCTGCTCCAAACCCTGGTGTCTTCCCCAAACCAACCCAGGCTGTGTTTCCACGCAGGGATGATCCTGGGGGGATGCGGGGATCGCTCGATCCGGTTCCGACCCGCGCTGGTCTTCAAGGAGTACCACGTCCACCTCTTCCTCAACATGTTCAACGACATCCTGGCCGAGTACAAGTAGGGGAAGAGGAGCGAAGCCACACCCTCTGAAGCACAAGGGTCCAATCCAAGGAGAGATTCACAAACGGCGCATCGCAAAATAATAGAGTAATGCCAGAGCCAGTCAGATCCCCTTTTTCCTCCCTCACAACAGGTGAGGGGGGGTCAGACACACCTGGTTTTAGAAATTCTGCGTAAtgcatctccatggcaacca
This genomic window from Anguilla rostrata isolate EN2019 chromosome 17, ASM1855537v3, whole genome shotgun sequence contains:
- the abat gene encoding 4-aminobutyrate aminotransferase, mitochondrial isoform X1, with amino-acid sequence MASTLLSRQLCLSLQQNLRIAAPGYRYVSKTATKTLEEFEYDGPSMKTEVPGPRSRELTKQLGEIQNVGAVHFFCNYEESRGNYLVDVDGNRMLDLYTQISSIPIGYNHPALMKVMSNPNNMSAFVNRPALGILPPENFPDKLGESLLSVAPSGMSRVQTMACGSCSNENAYKAMFIWYRNKERGHNVPSQEEISSCMINQLPGCPDLSILSFMGGFHGRTMGCLATTHSKAIHKLDVPSFDWPIAPFPKLRYPLEEFTRENAQEESRCLEEVEDLIVKWRQKGKPVAGVVIEPIQAEGGDNHASADFFHRLRNIARKHGCAFHVDEVQTGGGSTGKFWAHEHWGLDDPADIVSFSKKLLTGGYFHKDELTADKPYRIFNTWMGDPSKNLFLAEVLNVIKRERLLEEVTRSGKALLQGLHELQAQYPHLLSAARGTGTFCAVDICDDPTRNDLISKARNKGMILGGCGDRSIRFRPALVFKEYHVHLFLNMFNDILAEYK
- the abat gene encoding 4-aminobutyrate aminotransferase, mitochondrial isoform X2, encoding MKTEVPGPRSRELTKQLGEIQNVGAVHFFCNYEESRGNYLVDVDGNRMLDLYTQISSIPIGYNHPALMKVMSNPNNMSAFVNRPALGILPPENFPDKLGESLLSVAPSGMSRVQTMACGSCSNENAYKAMFIWYRNKERGHNVPSQEEISSCMINQLPGCPDLSILSFMGGFHGRTMGCLATTHSKAIHKLDVPSFDWPIAPFPKLRYPLEEFTRENAQEESRCLEEVEDLIVKWRQKGKPVAGVVIEPIQAEGGDNHASADFFHRLRNIARKHGCAFHVDEVQTGGGSTGKFWAHEHWGLDDPADIVSFSKKLLTGGYFHKDELTADKPYRIFNTWMGDPSKNLFLAEVLNVIKRERLLEEVTRSGKALLQGLHELQAQYPHLLSAARGTGTFCAVDICDDPTRNDLISKARNKGMILGGCGDRSIRFRPALVFKEYHVHLFLNMFNDILAEYK